Part of the Plasmodium knowlesi strain H genome assembly, chromosome: 11 genome is shown below.
ACGTGTTAGAGGTAGATGAATACGAATTTTGTGAGCTCCCCAGAATTTTACAGAAACATGTGTCCATTCAAAAGCCAATAGTTCTAGAGCACGTTGTTGATctagaaaaggaagaggaatcGGAGAGCATCTACGATATCGTAGTGGACATTTTTGAACCCTTCGTAGCATTCGAAAATGGCAAGCTTCAAAAATTTGTTCTGGATTCACATCACCTCAATAATTTATTACAGTTTttgaaaatgaatgaaacGAAGGATGATAGCAGCGATAAAGTGGATAAATGCcatgttaaaaatataaagagtTCCAAAgtaggaaaggaaggagacgcatttgatgaaaaagcggatcaaagggaagaagtcATTCAGGCGAAGAGCAGCGCCGAACGGAATCGAGATGCAtcagaggaggaaaattccCCTGGGCAGAACACCgaaggggagggaaaaataaacgtGTGTGAAGGAGGTACGGAAAAACGATCTGATAAAAAGGGCTCATTATCGCTCAAGGATAGtgataaaaaaggagcaaatttTAATTCGCCAACAATTTCTATATTTGAAAAACTAAATGGAATACAAAGTGAAATAGATAGCATAGATGAGGATATTATAAACATCTTGTGTAAAattaaacagaaaaatagcTTAAGGTTACGTTACACAAATTTCTATGAAAACCCATGTGGCTTTATTGACCATATGATGAATAGCAAATTTCCAGTAGACTTCGAAAGTGTAAATGATAATAACTATATATACGACCAAGCGGCAAATATCAATGATGATAATTATTACAAACTACCGTGGGTTCATAGAGGAATTTCAAAATATctattaattaaaaataaaaattttgacgACGTTCTCAAGTCTGTATTAAATTCAATGAATCTAGattgtaaaagaaaattagACGATATGAATACAAACGAAAGTAAAAAGCAAAAACTACATCCAGGTGCAGACGAAAATTTCGATAATAACCCCTATAAAATTAACATGAATTATAGCTATCACAACCAACCAGATTTAAATAACAATGCATATTTCTACTATccaaacaaaaatatgaattttaGTAATGCACCGGAATCTTTTATTAACAATCCTatgcaaaatttttacaataaTATGAATTACGAAAGCAGCAACATGCCTGTGCCCGTCCCTGTACCTATGTCTATGGCTATGCCCATGGCTGTCCctgtttcccccccctttcccaTTGAAATGATGGCATTCAACgggaataataataaattgcCAGAACATATGAATctccaaaataatttcatgcACAATAACGAACAAGGTAATTTTAATATGTATGCGCAACAAGTTGTACCAAATGTTCCATACATGATGAATTACCCCCCTTTTAATGAAATGCCTCCGCAAAATGGTTTTAATCCATTGTACCCCGGGGCAATACCTATGGACGGAGTATATCCGAATGGGAATTTCTACAGTGCGAACAACTACGTTCCGTAGGTGGTGCCCTGGTTGAGCGGGGGCCCATTACCTTTCTACTTACGCATGCGCATTGATAcgtatatgtaatatatgtatgtatatatatgtgtatgactAGGGAAGGGCACGCACTGTGCATGACAAGCATCACTGCATCGCCACCCGAACTGATTTTTATAGTAATTTCATTCGTACCccattcaattttttaaccGTGTACAATGTCGTGGTTAATATAactcgatttttttttttaattacatttttttaattttctgaaAATGAACGAATTAAAGTATATTCATTTCGCAcattacataatttttttttttttttatatcgttttcaaattaataatttttttctatttattaaaaaaagacgtacacgtatatacacatgtgcaatGTGTATGTTTCATGTGTGCGGTGTgtgtcatatatatatatgcagcgCACGCATGCCCCGTTGTACATACACGCATATGTACACTCGTGTAAACGCACGCAACTTCGCAACTAaattgtttttaaaattattttgtggCGGGTATTATTACATCCGTGAACATGTACCTTGATGGTCTTAGCAAAGATCCCTTGTTGTCTCTTCTGTCAATGTAATCTCCCCAATTTCCTGACAGATTATTATATGTAAAGTTTAATGCAAAGGATCTAAAGGGCTTCTCGTGTGCAGGAACTTCAAACGTCTTCGTGTCTGGGTTATTTTCTCCATAGGGAATCATATTATATCTCCAGATATGCTTGGGCTTAAAGTTTACTATGGGTTCACCATCTTCTATGACCAAATAGCTGCACAGTTGATCAAAGCTATTTTTCTGCGTCGCGTCTTTCAGTGCCTTTTCCCTAATGATGGAGGAAAGAGGGGTAAAACATGGGCAATACATTTGCGCAAAAATTTCACATCATCTTTAGTGGCGTGTACGCGGAGAAATTTATTAACACGAGGGATGCATCATGACATACACGCATGGGCAGACAAGGTTGCATAGAATGTGGCACACGATATTGCACACAACGCCACACACACGTAAATGTAGTGCACAGGAAACCTACCACAAGTCGCTCAATCTTTCATGGTCCTTACTATAATCATcgatatttttgttctgcATTTCGCTCTGCGTGTCGAAAAAACTGTTGTCCTTCATGTCATCTACTACACCTAACTCCAGCATATTTGTTACATCAATAATGTTCTGGTAGATGCCATTGTGGTAGCATGTTATGGCTGATGTGGTTCCGAAAAAAGCCATAAGGGCTACTAACTGGTAACGAATATCTGGGTTGTGTTttaatataatatttttcacaggattgaaaaaacatttcccaCAATTCTTAACAGATCTGTAAATGTTCTCTACTATGTAGTCAATGTAGTACTTGTATGATCTTAAATGTAGGATAAAATTGTTATATCTGAAGTTTTCTCCATAGTAGGAATTatcatacgtatatatgttataCTTTTCTTTGTCCTTTACAACCCATTTGGGATGCTGCTTTCCACCACTTAATCGAATTTtacttttgaaaaaaagtcTTGCATTGTTTAGGCGCAACtgacaggggggggggggggggggggggggaaggtgaTATATTCGGTGTGTTATAaggtgaaaattaaaaatgggtCACACGGGGGAGGGGCGGAAAGATGCATCAGAAACGCTAACCCTTGTAGCGCTCTTTTTTCATCTCTATTGTTTACCATAATTTATAAAGTGTAGTCAACGTAACATTGGGGGGAATTTATTCAAAAGGGTAAATCCCACTTGGTGAAGTATGTGTTGTGTAAAGTAACgtatctttttttgttgttctcTTCGCAAAAGGGTAAGTTTCCAATGTGAAGTTACAATTatcttttggggggggaataTATTCGTTTACATAAATACTCACATGTTCACATAGGCTTGCAAGTATTCGCGTTCGaaggtacaaaaaaaaaaaaaaaaaaaatgtaatgtgGGGAGTATCACAGTTACGAAAAGTATAAACGGCTTAAATTGTTAAATGGAGTAATGTTTTTCTGCACCTGGAATTAAGAAAAAGTtttcgtgaaaaaaaagcacaattAGTTATTTTACACAGATAAAATAACGTAGAGCAAAAGTAGGAACTATATTTTTACACGCTCATCgctttatctttttattaTCATCTCGTTACAGTATCCTATCCTTCAAATGaatgtttttaatttacGGTTTGTTAACGTAGAGC
Proteins encoded:
- a CDS encoding SWIB/MDM2 domain-containing protein, putative — translated: MEPIDRLNSNCMFADSNYYEKEDVIKNLYNTVLTRTVKEVDEKNYNLIETLVKYEGEINRCIDMSNYYINEAFSSTLKTEKVRRRLRVHIYTVFNDGDKEMNYPADIEIADSENIYKYASPSSFTFNIHGYILNTDENDYDNDADSPGVNTVPASESKNDDNDLGHLVDESRTRAKDADSKCSGTDIGDLSDRNEQIDYCNTTVMKFTSFFSTIMVMRDKETIIYDKNNKNYYDCDKLTFSRIVNEKKKETIKIFLFLDQKIPFFELSPQLKNFMQSPEETMPEVIKRIYEYSLEKELIDSSGIMRTDEVLRNVLEVDEYEFCELPRILQKHVSIQKPIVLEHVVDLEKEEESESIYDIVVDIFEPFVAFENGKLQKFVLDSHHLNNLLQFLKMNETKDDSSDKVDKCHVKNIKSSKVGKEGDAFDEKADQREEVIQAKSSAERNRDASEEENSPGQNTEGEGKINVCEGGTEKRSDKKGSLSLKDSDKKGANFNSPTISIFEKLNGIQSEIDSIDEDIINILCKIKQKNSLRLRYTNFYENPCGFIDHMMNSKFPVDFESVNDNNYIYDQAANINDDNYYKLPWVHRGISKYLLIKNKNFDDVLKSVLNSMNLDCKRKLDDMNTNESKKQKLHPGADENFDNNPYKINMNYSYHNQPDLNNNAYFYYPNKNMNFSNAPESFINNPMQNFYNNMNYESSNMPVPVPVPMSMAMPMAVPVSPPFPIEMMAFNGNNNKLPEHMNLQNNFMHNNEQGNFNMYAQQVVPNVPYMMNYPPFNEMPPQNGFNPLYPGAIPMDGVYPNGNFYSANNYVP
- a CDS encoding ATP synthase-associated protein, putative is translated as MLRLNNARLFFKSKIRLSGGKQHPKWVVKDKEKYNIYTYDNSYYGENFRYNNFILHLRSYKYYIDYIVENIYRSVKNCGKCFFNPVKNIILKHNPDIRYQLVALMAFFGTTSAITCYHNGIYQNIIDVTNMLELGVVDDMKDNSFFDTQSEMQNKNIDDYSKDHERLSDLWEKALKDATQKNSFDQLCSYLVIEDGEPIVNFKPKHIWRYNMIPYGENNPDTKTFEVPAHEKPFRSFALNFTYNNLSGNWGDYIDRRDNKGSLLRPSRYMFTDVIIPATK